One genomic segment of uncultured Desulfobacter sp. includes these proteins:
- a CDS encoding pyridoxamine 5'-phosphate oxidase family protein: protein MSDDNQQILKNITQLFESQSFAVLSTQKNDQPYSSLIAFAVNSDLNYFYFLTPNTTRKYENLKANPKVCILVNDSQNKADDVYNAVSVTGTGIAQIIDKSIEQTALDLYLKKNPNLKEFSKAPTTAFVRISMKRYFMVNRFQNVVEFKVKQ from the coding sequence ATGAGCGATGACAACCAACAGATATTAAAGAATATTACGCAGCTATTTGAATCACAGAGCTTTGCTGTCCTCTCCACCCAGAAAAACGATCAGCCATATTCAAGCCTTATTGCATTTGCTGTAAACTCTGATCTTAATTATTTTTATTTTCTAACCCCCAATACAACCCGTAAATACGAAAATCTGAAAGCAAATCCGAAGGTCTGTATTCTTGTCAATGACAGCCAAAATAAAGCCGATGATGTTTATAATGCAGTCTCCGTTACCGGTACGGGTATTGCCCAAATTATTGATAAGTCAATTGAGCAAACAGCACTTGATTTATACCTGAAAAAGAATCCTAATTTAAAAGAATTTTCCAAGGCACCTACCACAGCTTTTGTCCGTATCTCCATGAAACGGTATTTTATGGTCAACCGATTTCAAAATGTCGTGGAATTTAAGGTCAAACAATGA
- a CDS encoding SDR family oxidoreductase — MNNVKPILVTGATGYVSGRLIPLLLADGYKVKAMGRSIAKMQDRPWGQDQNVELVKGDIQDVESLKSAAKGCGTVYYLVHSMISQKGKYRDADKNGARNMVQAATEKGIDHIIYLGGLGDITHKNISKHLISRNEVGKIFMESTVPATILRAAMILGSGSASFEILRYLTERLPIMITPKWVSMPTQPISITNILGYLKGCLEHPETKGKIFDIGGPEVITYQDLFRLFAKEANLPAPFIIPVPLLTPKFSSLWIHLVTPVPAAIARPLAEGLSLPTICTENSITRIIPQDLISCSEAIRRALDRVRQEQVDTCWADAGEIKYPEWSHYGDSAYSGGTILSCGYQATVKGRPGNLWKSIEKIGGRTGYYGADMMWKVYGLFDIFIGGVGLSRGRRSQKELRVGDALDFWRVLEIETESRLLLLAEMKIPGEALLEIKMETMKSDVWNVSLLARFFPKGLAGLLYWYALYPFHQYVLTQMLKGLVKASNLKFIKKPNKYSPDPTSTCRLSDQ; from the coding sequence ATGAATAACGTAAAACCTATTTTGGTAACAGGAGCAACCGGTTATGTTTCCGGCCGTCTTATCCCATTATTATTGGCGGACGGATACAAGGTGAAAGCCATGGGACGTTCGATCGCTAAGATGCAAGACCGACCATGGGGGCAGGATCAAAATGTAGAACTGGTTAAAGGAGATATTCAAGATGTAGAGTCGCTGAAAAGTGCGGCAAAAGGTTGTGGTACCGTTTATTATCTTGTCCACTCCATGATCTCCCAAAAAGGTAAATACCGAGATGCAGATAAGAATGGTGCAAGGAACATGGTTCAAGCCGCTACAGAGAAAGGTATCGATCATATCATATATTTAGGCGGCCTTGGAGATATAACCCATAAAAATATCAGCAAACATCTCATTTCCAGAAATGAAGTTGGTAAAATTTTTATGGAAAGCACGGTTCCTGCAACTATACTTCGAGCTGCCATGATTTTGGGATCAGGCAGTGCCAGTTTTGAAATATTAAGATATCTTACTGAACGATTACCTATAATGATAACGCCCAAATGGGTTAGTATGCCAACCCAGCCAATTTCAATAACCAATATTTTAGGATATTTAAAAGGCTGTTTAGAACATCCCGAAACAAAAGGAAAAATATTCGATATTGGTGGCCCCGAGGTGATCACATACCAGGATTTATTCCGCCTCTTCGCCAAAGAGGCAAATTTACCTGCACCATTTATAATTCCGGTTCCTTTATTAACGCCTAAATTCTCATCTCTTTGGATTCACCTTGTGACACCGGTGCCTGCCGCCATTGCACGACCCCTGGCAGAAGGGTTAAGTTTACCCACGATCTGCACGGAGAACAGCATAACCCGGATTATTCCCCAAGACCTGATTTCGTGCTCAGAAGCAATTCGAAGGGCACTTGACCGCGTTCGTCAGGAGCAGGTCGACACCTGCTGGGCTGATGCCGGTGAAATCAAATATCCTGAATGGTCGCACTATGGAGATTCTGCCTATTCAGGAGGTACTATTCTTTCTTGCGGTTACCAGGCTACTGTGAAGGGAAGGCCAGGGAATCTATGGAAGTCTATTGAAAAAATTGGTGGTCGGACCGGGTATTACGGTGCGGATATGATGTGGAAGGTGTATGGCCTCTTTGATATATTCATTGGAGGGGTTGGGCTATCCCGCGGCAGGCGCTCCCAAAAAGAACTCAGGGTCGGGGATGCACTTGATTTTTGGAGAGTCCTTGAAATAGAAACCGAATCAAGGTTGCTTTTATTGGCTGAAATGAAAATACCGGGCGAAGCGCTTTTAGAGATTAAAATGGAGACTATGAAAAGTGATGTCTGGAATGTCAGTTTGCTCGCACGTTTTTTTCCTAAAGGTTTAGCCGGGCTTTTGTATTGGTATGCCCTATATCCATTCCACCAATATGTATTGACGCAAATGTTAAAAGGGTTGGTAAAAGCCTCTAATCTAAAATTTATAAAAAAACCGAACAAATACTCTCCAGATCCGACGAGTACATGTCGGTTATCAGATCAATAA